The Leucobacter rhizosphaerae genome includes a region encoding these proteins:
- a CDS encoding YaeQ family protein: MAIGSTIHTFAVQLADVDRGVYEDLTLRVARHPSETDLYMVTRLLAYCLEYQEGIEFGGGVSTTDEPAVLVRDLTGAITTWIEIGAPDAARLHSASKHAERTTVYTHRDPERVLGLWRGKTIHNADAITLQSFDPRFIEDAAARLERRSTCSVSVTEQQLYLEINGANLTTAVHTQPIQ; encoded by the coding sequence ATGGCTATTGGCTCGACGATCCACACGTTCGCGGTACAACTGGCAGATGTGGATCGGGGAGTCTACGAGGATCTCACGCTGCGGGTCGCCCGGCACCCCTCCGAGACCGACCTCTACATGGTGACGCGCCTGCTCGCCTACTGCCTGGAGTACCAAGAGGGGATCGAGTTTGGCGGCGGCGTCTCCACGACCGATGAGCCCGCCGTGCTCGTGAGGGATCTCACGGGCGCCATCACCACCTGGATCGAGATCGGCGCGCCCGACGCGGCGCGACTCCACTCCGCGAGCAAACACGCCGAGCGCACCACCGTGTACACCCACCGCGATCCGGAGCGAGTGCTCGGGCTCTGGCGGGGCAAAACGATCCACAACGCCGACGCGATCACGCTGCAGAGCTTCGATCCGCGCTTCATCGAGGACGCCGCCGCGCGGCTCGAGCGCCGCAGCACCTGCTCGGTCTCCGTGACCGAGCAGCAGCTCTACCTGGAGATCAACGGCGCGAACCTCACCACGGCGGTGCACACGCAGCCGATCCAGTAA
- a CDS encoding ABC transporter transmembrane domain-containing protein, whose protein sequence is MTVTPGTLFRIALAGERRGTALAAATLLLVLHALSEAAIPVMIGLTIDRAVLPRDPADLVLWLGLLLGVFLVLTTSYQTASRLMVSVYGHGEQALRHLTLSRMLRPRLSRLPLSAGEALTYATSDTYRVAGVAWSVAQQCATLAAILGSGLAMLVISPVATAVVFGATIAMMAVMRAVSRPLERRGLVEQRAATEAGAVAADFMTGFRVLVGIGARREAVRRYETASDRSRIAATAAARTLAGYEAVSAILAAVTITGLAGVSAWFAADGQIGIGELVTVLGLAQFVSGSLAFAGSFPSNWIHKLASAKRLAEVINAGDLIEAPTAPTPGPASDRERSGVLSFQVGAGDRIDVRRGELVGIRPTDRDAARALSDRLGLRIPVDPGAVSLEVDGVHRDVRELDPSAVRARVVAMPHHHTMMSGTLRDAIGGPQRDRHPGRPEDRTDPDGIDTTAVRAAALHDTVDEIGGWDAEVGEAGRRLSGGQRQRIGLARGLHAGAEVLVLDEPTSAVDAITEARVAAGLAEHDGTVVVITSSPVLLAACDRVVDLRSAGAEVGAAARAESGHD, encoded by the coding sequence GTGACCGTCACCCCTGGCACCCTGTTCCGCATCGCACTCGCGGGGGAGCGTCGGGGGACGGCGCTCGCCGCGGCGACGCTGCTGCTCGTCCTGCACGCCCTCTCCGAGGCCGCGATCCCGGTGATGATCGGTCTCACCATCGACCGCGCCGTGCTGCCCCGCGACCCCGCCGATCTCGTGCTGTGGCTGGGATTGCTGCTCGGGGTCTTCCTCGTGCTCACGACCTCGTACCAGACCGCGTCGCGGCTCATGGTGTCGGTCTACGGTCACGGGGAGCAGGCGCTGCGGCACCTCACGTTGTCGCGTATGCTGCGACCGCGGCTCTCCCGGCTGCCGCTCTCGGCGGGTGAGGCGCTCACCTACGCGACCTCCGACACGTACCGGGTTGCGGGGGTCGCCTGGTCGGTGGCGCAGCAGTGCGCGACGCTCGCGGCGATCCTCGGATCGGGGCTGGCGATGCTCGTTATCTCGCCCGTCGCGACCGCCGTGGTCTTCGGAGCGACCATCGCCATGATGGCGGTGATGCGCGCGGTCTCGCGGCCGCTCGAACGGCGAGGCCTCGTCGAGCAGCGAGCCGCGACCGAGGCTGGCGCCGTCGCGGCCGACTTCATGACCGGGTTCCGCGTGCTCGTCGGAATCGGCGCGCGCCGCGAGGCGGTGCGGCGATACGAGACCGCGAGTGATCGGTCGCGCATCGCCGCAACCGCGGCCGCCCGCACACTCGCCGGGTACGAAGCGGTGAGCGCGATCCTCGCGGCGGTGACCATCACCGGGCTCGCGGGGGTCTCCGCCTGGTTCGCCGCGGACGGCCAGATCGGCATCGGCGAGCTCGTGACGGTGCTCGGGCTCGCCCAGTTCGTGAGCGGCTCGCTCGCGTTCGCGGGCTCGTTCCCGTCGAACTGGATCCACAAGCTGGCCTCGGCGAAGCGGCTCGCCGAGGTCATCAACGCGGGAGATCTGATCGAGGCTCCGACCGCGCCGACCCCGGGGCCTGCGAGCGACCGGGAGCGCTCGGGCGTGCTGTCGTTCCAGGTCGGGGCGGGCGACCGCATCGACGTACGACGGGGCGAACTCGTGGGAATCCGGCCCACCGACCGCGACGCCGCCCGCGCCCTGTCCGACCGACTCGGGTTGCGGATCCCCGTCGACCCCGGCGCCGTATCGCTCGAGGTCGACGGTGTGCACCGCGACGTCCGAGAGCTCGATCCGAGTGCCGTGCGCGCCCGGGTGGTCGCGATGCCACACCACCACACCATGATGAGCGGCACGCTCCGCGATGCGATCGGGGGCCCGCAGCGGGACCGGCACCCGGGGAGGCCCGAGGATCGGACGGACCCCGACGGCATCGACACGACCGCCGTGCGTGCCGCGGCCCTCCACGACACGGTCGATGAGATCGGCGGCTGGGATGCCGAGGTGGGGGAGGCCGGGCGCCGGCTCTCGGGCGGGCAGCGCCAGCGGATCGGGCTCGCGCGAGGACTGCACGCGGGTGCGGAGGTGCTCGTGCTCGACGAGCCGACCTCGGCCGTCGACGCGATCACCGAGGCCCGTGTCGCCGCGGGTCTCGCGGAGCACGACGGCACCGTGGTGGTCATCACGTCGTCACCGGTGCTGCTCGCGGCCTGCGACCGCGTCGTCGACCTGCGGTCGGCCGGGGCGGAGGTCGGGGCGGCGGCCAGGGCGGAGTCCGGGCATGACTGA
- a CDS encoding siderophore-interacting protein, whose protein sequence is MKIHRGTVTRVTPLTATLTRVTLGGDGIADFLSTGIGDEYVRVFFPHGDDPTDVSLPVPDGDWWATPEGAPDAPMRTYTIREARPAAGEIDIDFVLHDAGVAGPWAARAAPGHVLGLNSPTGLYDPPPGTTWQVLVADLTGLPAAARIAAAVPPGVLTRVVLEVATEADRVPLEFGADVDVTWVIGGNGHGPSTLGQIVRTIVDARLPLDEGYIWVAGETVALRDVRKYVRRELGLPATHFKVVGYWTPIVDWESKYAALPASVQRELDAIWSESDGAEPEDVQVRFESRLDQLGL, encoded by the coding sequence GTGAAGATCCACCGCGGCACTGTCACCCGCGTCACCCCGCTCACCGCCACGCTCACCCGGGTCACCCTGGGGGGTGACGGCATCGCCGACTTCCTGAGCACGGGCATCGGCGACGAGTACGTGCGCGTCTTCTTCCCGCACGGCGACGACCCCACCGACGTCTCGTTGCCGGTCCCGGACGGTGACTGGTGGGCGACGCCCGAGGGTGCACCGGACGCTCCGATGCGCACGTACACGATCCGGGAGGCGCGCCCGGCAGCGGGGGAGATCGACATCGACTTCGTGCTCCACGACGCCGGGGTCGCTGGTCCCTGGGCCGCGCGGGCCGCTCCGGGGCACGTGCTCGGCCTCAACTCGCCGACGGGCCTCTACGATCCACCGCCGGGCACGACCTGGCAAGTGCTCGTGGCCGATCTCACCGGGTTGCCGGCCGCGGCGCGCATCGCTGCCGCAGTGCCGCCCGGGGTGCTGACACGGGTGGTGCTTGAGGTCGCGACGGAGGCGGATCGCGTTCCGCTCGAGTTCGGAGCGGACGTTGACGTGACGTGGGTGATCGGCGGCAACGGCCACGGCCCGAGCACGCTCGGCCAGATCGTGCGCACCATTGTGGACGCGCGACTGCCGCTGGACGAGGGCTACATCTGGGTCGCGGGGGAGACCGTCGCGCTCCGCGATGTGCGCAAGTACGTGCGTCGGGAGCTCGGCTTGCCCGCGACCCACTTCAAGGTCGTCGGGTACTGGACCCCGATCGTCGACTGGGAGTCGAAGTACGCGGCGCTGCCCGCGTCCGTGCAGCGGGAACTCGACGCGATCTGGTCCGAGAGTGACGGTGCCGAACCCGAGGACGTCCAGGTGCGCTTCGAATCGCGGCTTGATCAGCTCGGGCTGTGA
- a CDS encoding ABC transporter ATP-binding protein has protein sequence MTDPIAGTTLPIASASEVRRTLARLLRRHRARTALVAVLFLGASGLGLVLPLCLGRIVDAVSTGAGTPTMAAWVGGVALGAISAALVALWGARMLAGLVQDVLAGLREDVFSAAMRLPVSTIDDGESADLLSRVTGDVDAVAEAGGSVVPTLLSAGFAVVVSLGALTALNPWLALAGVACLPFYVLGTRAFLRRSRVVFREMRAREASRSQAVMEAVSGRDTLTALNEQSHALRRVEDRAAASIRIQIDAVRVRNRLFRWINGGEAVGLIALLATGFVLVSSEAISVGMATAAALVFHRLFDPIGQLIFGLDDIQRATIGLARLVGVIELAPSRPPADVPAAGAPVGVTVDDVAFRYATTGRGLSGISLRVDHGTTVAFVGSSGSGKSTLARVIAGHHPPDTGTVRLDHDTAPYYISQELHQFRGGIAENLRLAAPGASDRDLAEVLRAVGADWALAGDAADPAADLTAASSPEHSLDEGRIQQLAIARALLADAPVVILDEATADVGLQHRDAVERAIEVLRRDRTTILIAHRLQSVSNADRIFVLQGGEIVQQGTHDGLRARAGAYREFWDAHSASAPHPPDPALSPGADPDPDPRHEPHSDHSPEPHSDRVSGPCPDPETETP, from the coding sequence ATGACTGACCCGATCGCCGGCACCACCCTGCCCATCGCCAGCGCATCCGAGGTGCGGCGAACCCTGGCGCGCCTGCTGCGCCGGCATCGCGCGCGGACCGCACTCGTGGCGGTGCTCTTCCTCGGAGCATCCGGGCTCGGCCTCGTGCTCCCGCTCTGCCTGGGCCGCATCGTCGATGCGGTGTCGACCGGGGCGGGCACGCCGACCATGGCGGCCTGGGTCGGCGGGGTGGCGCTCGGTGCCATCAGCGCCGCGCTCGTCGCGCTCTGGGGTGCGCGGATGCTCGCGGGGCTGGTGCAGGACGTGCTCGCGGGATTGCGCGAGGACGTCTTCTCCGCAGCGATGCGACTCCCGGTGAGCACGATCGACGACGGCGAGAGCGCCGACCTGCTCTCGCGCGTCACCGGCGACGTCGATGCGGTCGCCGAAGCCGGTGGTTCGGTCGTGCCGACCCTGCTCTCCGCCGGGTTCGCCGTGGTCGTGTCGCTCGGGGCGCTCACGGCGCTGAACCCCTGGCTCGCCCTCGCCGGGGTGGCCTGCCTGCCCTTCTACGTGCTCGGCACCCGGGCGTTCCTCCGCCGCTCGCGCGTCGTGTTCCGCGAGATGCGCGCTCGCGAGGCATCGCGGAGCCAGGCGGTCATGGAGGCGGTGTCGGGTCGCGACACCCTGACCGCACTGAACGAGCAGAGCCACGCGCTGCGCAGGGTCGAGGATCGCGCCGCGGCATCGATCCGGATCCAGATCGACGCCGTGCGCGTGCGCAATCGCCTGTTCCGCTGGATCAACGGCGGGGAGGCGGTCGGACTGATCGCCCTGCTCGCCACGGGATTCGTCCTGGTGTCATCCGAGGCGATCTCCGTCGGGATGGCGACCGCGGCCGCACTCGTGTTCCATCGGCTCTTCGACCCCATCGGGCAACTGATCTTCGGGCTCGACGACATCCAGCGGGCCACGATCGGGCTCGCGCGACTCGTCGGGGTCATCGAACTGGCGCCGTCCCGCCCCCCTGCGGACGTGCCCGCGGCCGGTGCGCCCGTCGGCGTCACGGTCGACGACGTCGCCTTCCGCTACGCGACGACCGGCCGGGGCCTGTCCGGCATCTCGCTGCGCGTTGATCACGGCACCACAGTGGCCTTCGTCGGGAGCTCGGGATCGGGCAAGAGTACGCTCGCGCGAGTGATCGCCGGGCACCATCCGCCCGACACCGGCACAGTGCGTCTCGATCACGACACAGCGCCGTATTACATCTCGCAGGAACTGCATCAGTTCCGCGGGGGGATCGCCGAGAATCTGCGACTCGCGGCGCCCGGGGCGAGCGACCGGGATCTCGCAGAGGTGCTGCGGGCCGTCGGCGCCGACTGGGCGCTCGCGGGGGACGCCGCCGATCCCGCCGCCGATCTCACCGCCGCATCCAGTCCCGAGCACTCGCTCGACGAGGGCCGAATCCAGCAGCTCGCGATCGCGCGTGCGCTGCTCGCGGACGCCCCCGTCGTGATCCTCGACGAGGCGACCGCCGATGTCGGGCTCCAGCACCGCGACGCCGTCGAACGGGCGATCGAGGTGCTCCGTCGCGACCGGACCACGATCCTCATCGCGCATCGGCTCCAGTCGGTGTCGAACGCCGACCGGATCTTCGTGCTCCAGGGCGGCGAGATCGTGCAGCAAGGGACGCATGACGGGCTGCGCGCCCGCGCCGGGGCCTACCGAGAATTCTGGGACGCGCACTCGGCCTCCGCGCCGCACCCGCCGGATCCTGCACTGAGCCCCGGTGCCGACCCAGATCCAGATCCGCGCCACGAACCGCACTCCGACCATTCCCCCGAACCGCACTCCGACCGGGTCTCCGGTCCGTGCCCAGACCCCGAAACGGAGACCCCGTGA
- a CDS encoding NADPH-dependent FMN reductase has product MARIGIIIGSTRPGRNGAAVAQWIAERAQQRDSAEYELIDLADFGLPHLDEALPSAMGQYEHAHTQRWAETVARFDGFIFVTPEYNHSTSGALKDAIDFLGSEWHNKAAGFVGYGVYGGVRAIEHLRLVLSQLQVATVSAAATFNLMTDFENMSSFQPAEYHGPSVTALFDQVEAWSEALIEVRGGGAAEERAAA; this is encoded by the coding sequence ATGGCACGTATCGGCATCATCATCGGCAGCACCCGTCCCGGACGCAACGGCGCCGCCGTCGCCCAGTGGATCGCCGAGCGCGCGCAGCAGCGCGACTCCGCGGAGTACGAGCTCATCGACCTCGCCGACTTCGGCCTGCCGCACCTCGACGAGGCCCTGCCGTCGGCCATGGGCCAGTACGAGCACGCGCACACCCAGCGCTGGGCCGAGACGGTCGCGCGCTTCGACGGCTTCATCTTCGTGACGCCCGAGTACAACCACTCCACCTCCGGTGCTCTGAAGGACGCGATCGACTTCCTCGGTTCCGAGTGGCATAACAAGGCCGCCGGCTTCGTCGGATACGGCGTCTACGGGGGCGTGCGGGCGATCGAGCACCTGCGGCTCGTGCTGTCGCAGCTGCAGGTCGCGACCGTGAGCGCCGCGGCGACGTTCAACCTCATGACCGACTTCGAGAACATGAGCAGCTTCCAGCCGGCCGAGTACCACGGCCCGTCGGTCACCGCGCTCTTCGATCAGGTCGAGGCCTGGTCCGAGGCGCTCATCGAGGTGCGCGGCGGCGGCGCTGCTGAGGAGCGCGCCGCGGCCTGA
- a CDS encoding FecCD family ABC transporter permease translates to MNARRTLRIDTPWVSGRIPVRSVVVSLVLAGVIIAAGAATMTIGAYDVSVVEVLRALVDPSTDIDTRQVVFEWRLPRVLFAMLCGAALALSGGIFQSLTRNPLGSPDIIGFGIGAQFGVTLTMIVLELNTYLFKAAGALVGGLITALVVYFLAMKHTMSSFRLIIVGIGVSAGLGSLTSWILISVSVEKAMMAATWGAGSLASLGFDQLLPAAAVFALVVLFAVPLHRTLPVLEMGDDAATALGVSPARTSLSAMVIGVALVALVTAAAGPMSFIALAAPQISQRLTRSNTPMGLVPVMLTGAALVVASDGVAQLLLVPVGVVTVSIGGLYLAWLLAAQYGRRS, encoded by the coding sequence GCTCGCGGGGGTGATCATCGCCGCCGGGGCCGCGACGATGACGATCGGGGCCTACGACGTGAGCGTCGTCGAGGTGCTCCGCGCGCTCGTCGACCCGAGCACCGACATCGACACCCGCCAGGTCGTCTTCGAATGGCGCCTGCCGCGGGTGCTCTTCGCAATGCTCTGCGGCGCGGCGCTGGCGCTGTCGGGCGGCATCTTCCAGTCGCTCACTCGCAACCCGCTCGGGTCGCCCGACATCATCGGGTTCGGCATCGGCGCCCAGTTCGGCGTCACCCTCACCATGATCGTGCTGGAGCTGAACACGTACCTGTTCAAGGCGGCGGGCGCGCTCGTCGGCGGGCTCATCACCGCACTGGTCGTGTACTTCCTGGCGATGAAGCACACGATGTCGTCGTTCCGCCTCATCATCGTCGGCATCGGCGTTTCGGCCGGCCTCGGCTCGCTGACGTCCTGGATCCTCATCTCCGTCAGCGTCGAGAAGGCGATGATGGCCGCGACCTGGGGCGCGGGATCCCTCGCGTCGCTCGGCTTCGATCAGCTCCTGCCCGCGGCCGCCGTGTTCGCGCTCGTGGTGCTCTTCGCCGTGCCGCTGCACCGCACCCTCCCGGTACTCGAGATGGGCGACGACGCGGCGACGGCGCTCGGCGTGAGTCCGGCGCGCACCAGCCTCTCCGCCATGGTGATCGGGGTCGCGCTCGTCGCGCTCGTGACCGCGGCGGCGGGCCCCATGTCGTTCATCGCGCTCGCTGCGCCGCAGATCTCCCAGCGGCTCACGCGCTCGAACACCCCCATGGGTCTCGTTCCGGTCATGCTCACCGGGGCCGCGCTGGTCGTCGCCTCCGACGGTGTCGCCCAGCTGCTCCTGGTGCCTGTCGGGGTCGTCACGGTGTCGATCGGCGGGCTCTACCTGGCGTGGCTGCTCGCGGCCCAGTACGGACGTCGCTCATGA